One region of Armigeres subalbatus isolate Guangzhou_Male chromosome 3, GZ_Asu_2, whole genome shotgun sequence genomic DNA includes:
- the LOC134227182 gene encoding uncharacterized protein LOC134227182 isoform X2, giving the protein MGSFVRVASAGVSGQLESAGGNGVPTRHATTVDDNRATVKRLIKYLMVTRCKLISPYLMFSEQTCPHRIVITVATTTISAGGSLTESWLRETSRVGVMHSLPAT; this is encoded by the exons ATGGGAAGCTTCGTCCGAGTGGCTTCAGCCGGTGTATCCGGCCAGTTGGAATCGGCTGGTGGAAATGGCGTGCCAACGCGTCATGCAACGACGGTTGACGACAATCGGGCCACCgtgaaacgtctcataaaatacctTATGGTAACCAGATGCAA GCTAATTTCTCCTTATCTGATGTTCAGCGAGCAAACATGTCCCCATCGCATCGTCATCACCGTTGCTACCACCACCATCAGTGCCGGAGGTAGCCTGACAGAATCTTGGCTCAGAGAGACGAGCCGCGTTGGGGTAATGCATTCACTGCCAGCCACATAG
- the LOC134227182 gene encoding uncharacterized protein LOC134227182 isoform X3, with amino-acid sequence MGSFVRVASAGVSGQLESAGGNGVPTRHATTVDDNRATVKRLIKYLMVTRCKQANFSLSDVQRANMSPSHRHHRCYHHHQCRR; translated from the exons ATGGGAAGCTTCGTCCGAGTGGCTTCAGCCGGTGTATCCGGCCAGTTGGAATCGGCTGGTGGAAATGGCGTGCCAACGCGTCATGCAACGACGGTTGACGACAATCGGGCCACCgtgaaacgtctcataaaatacctTATGGTAACCAGATGCAA GCAGGCTAATTTCTCCTTATCTGATGTTCAGCGAGCAAACATGTCCCCATCGCATCGTCATCACCGTTGCTACCACCACCATCAGTGCCGGAGGTAG
- the LOC134227182 gene encoding uncharacterized protein LOC134227182 isoform X1: MGSFVRVASAGVSGQLESAGGNGVPTRHATTVDDNRATVKRLIKYLMVTRCKYTLSQHSFLPTFLSRTKGFCLSEKSTLLYHTRQANFSLSDVQRANMSPSHRHHRCYHHHQCRR, encoded by the exons ATGGGAAGCTTCGTCCGAGTGGCTTCAGCCGGTGTATCCGGCCAGTTGGAATCGGCTGGTGGAAATGGCGTGCCAACGCGTCATGCAACGACGGTTGACGACAATCGGGCCACCgtgaaacgtctcataaaatacctTATGGTAACCAGATGCAA GTACACGCTCAGCCAACATTCCTTCTTACCCACTTTCTTATCACGAACGAAGGGCTTCTGTCTGTCTGAAAAATCTACCCTTTTGTATCACACCAGGCAGGCTAATTTCTCCTTATCTGATGTTCAGCGAGCAAACATGTCCCCATCGCATCGTCATCACCGTTGCTACCACCACCATCAGTGCCGGAGGTAG
- the LOC134227181 gene encoding heme transporter FLVCR2-like, producing the protein MKNEKMFHERSLLVQSLKIASNLDRKKSLSTSIIPSQNRNYLCVPLLHNGLHPQKVLEEPKSIEYEAILVHSHIQKTSTYQAISRSLSQSTITIPENYSFTSVQIQLYRRRWVLLALGMLSIAISQVQWIQYSIVSNVIQKYYGVPSAWVDWTSMVFMVVYIVCVFPITYIMDVRNLRQTAVIGSVGTAIGAWIKVFSVGRNQFQMVMLGQTVTAFSQVFLMSIPSRLASSWFSPDEASSVCAFGVFAGQLGIAIGFFFAPIVIRSSEDFAEVGVNLKIFLMAVAGISTMIACMVIAVFKSAPQFAPSHVQALQRTMKPRMRDYWPSVIRLMQNDNYLILVVAYGINCGIFNAFSTLLNQIVLNYFPNGEADAGRIGLALILLGLLGSMVFGYLLDSMHKYKATAIWACRLSALTLFIFSLALETRSKKLVSVASVFLGFFMTGFQPIGYEFAAELTFPEPDGPVSGIMNISTQVFGIVITLFISGIQQMVGDLFGNIIFAAFLIIDANVITLIKSELRRLNTHRQIENHAAQEHADEAITHFDDDGAQEDAPLTLRIDSRNGGGSR; encoded by the exons ATGAAGAACGAAAAGATGTTTCACGAGAGGAGTCTCTTGGTGCAGTCGCTGAAAATTGCAAGTAATTTGGACCGGAAGAAATCGCTGTCGACGTCGATCATTCCTAGCCAGAATCGGAACTATCTGTGCGTCCCGCTATTGCACAATGGGCTGCATCCGCAAAAAGTGTTGGAGGAACCGAAATCCATCGAATACGAGGCCATTCTCGTCCACTCGCATATTCAGAAAACTTCAACGTATCAAGCGATCTCGCGCAGCCTGTCACAATCTACGATAACAATACCGGAGAACTACAGTTTCACTTCGGTGCAAATTCAGTTGTACAGGCGCAGATGGGTTCTGCTGGCCCTGGGGATGTTGAGCATTGCGATCTCCCAAGTGCAGTGGATACAGTACAGTATTGTGTCGAACGTTATTCAAAAGTACTACGGGGTGCCATCTGCGTGGGTCGATTGGACGTCTATGGTTTTCATGGTGGTGTACATAGTATGTGTGTTTCCTATTACTTACATCATGGATGTACGAAATCTGAGGCAAACTGCCGTCATAGGCTCGGTGGGGACCGCCATTGGAGCGTGGATCAAAGTGTTCTCCGTTGGTCGCAATCAGTTCCAGATGGTAATGCTGGGTCAAACGGTGACAGCATTTTCGCAGGTGTTTCTGATGAGCATACCGTCCAGATTGGCGTCATCGTGGTTCTCGCCCGACGAGGCGTCCTCGGTGTgcgctttcggagtgtttgcgGGGCAGCTTGGTATAgctataggattttttttcgctcccaTCGTGATTCGATCTAGCGAAGATTTTGCCGAAGTGGGTGTGAATCTAAAAATCTTCCTTATGGCAGTGGCAGGGATATCAACAATGATCGCGTGTATGGTGATTGCGGTGTTCAAGTCGGCTCCTCAGTTCGCGCCTAGTCACGTGCAAGCTCTTCAGCGAACGATGAAACCGAGGATGCGAGACTATTGGCCATCAGTGATTCGATTGATGCAAAATGACAACTACTTAATTTTGGTGGTTGCTTACGGAATCAACTGCGGAATATTCAACGCATTTTCTACGCTGCTGAACCAAATTGTCCTAAATTATTTTCCAAATGGCGAGGCCGATGCCGGCCGAATCGGTTTGGCGCTGATCCTGTTGGGCTTACTGGGATCGATGGTGTTCGGCTATCTCCTGGATAGCATGCACAAATACAAAGCGACTGCTATATGGGCCTGTCGCTTATCGGCGCTGACTTTATTTATCTTTTCACTTGCTCTGGAAACACGatcaaaaaagctcgtttcggtggcatcggtaTTTCTTGG CTTCTTCATGACAGGATTTCAACCAATCGGGTATGAGTTTGCAGCGGAGCTGACCTTTCCTGAACCGGACGGACCAGTTTCAGGCATCATGAACATCTCGACTCAAGTATTCGGAATCGTCATCACTTTGTTCATATCCGGTATTCAGCAAATGGTTGGCGACTTATTCGGAAACATA ATTTTTGCGGCATTTTTGATAATAGATGCAAATGTCATCACGCTCATTAAGTCCGAGCTGCGGCGGTTAAACACGCATCGACAAATTGAGAACCATGCTGCCCAAGAGCACGCCGATGAAGCAATCACTCACTTTGATGACGACGGAGCCCAGGAGGACGCACCCCTAACGCTAAGGATAGACAGTAGGAATGGTGGCGGTAGTAGGTGA